The Streptomyces aurantiacus genome includes a region encoding these proteins:
- a CDS encoding ABC transporter ATP-binding protein: MTAPTTTAPTDDHDENDRSGGRGGARPSPVEDGDPFDRDALPAPPRATATLLRSLLSPLKARVVLAAVLLLLQQAAVQAGPLLVAYAIDRAVPALRDDDHGPLIAVAVAYALCSVAAGALQYGFVLASARVNQDVLLDLRGRIFRHAQALSVDFHERYTSGRLISRSTTDVESLRELLSEGLQELITVILSFVYISAMLLWLDLGLGAVAVASFVPLYLLIRLYQRRAGRIFGLRSTAIAAVIVKFAETMNGIRPVRAFRREAVNDADFGALNSRHERINGDAILEMARYVIGSRLVANTAVAGIVLWGAHRVASGSLALGVLAAAVLYLRRLYDPIDRLGMFLNSYQSAAASLEKIAGLLAQVPTVPEPARPRTLPAPKSEHPGREVVFDDVRFAYRTGGEVLPAFSLTLPAGQTVAVVGTTGAGKSTLAKLLARFYDPTEGRVALDGVDLRELPVPELRRGVVMVTQEAFLFSGTVAENIAIGRPDASREDIERAAKAIGAHDFIGALPDGYDTDVRKRGGRISAGQRQLVAFARALLADPAVLILDEATSSLDVPGERAVQRAMLTVLRGRTAVVIAHRLSTVEIADRVLVMEHGRIVEDGSPERLIADTGRFADLHRAWRDSLVQGHAE; encoded by the coding sequence ATGACGGCGCCCACGACCACCGCGCCGACGGACGACCACGACGAGAACGACCGGAGCGGCGGGCGGGGCGGGGCGCGGCCGTCGCCGGTCGAGGACGGCGACCCCTTCGACCGTGACGCGCTCCCCGCGCCTCCGCGTGCGACGGCCACCCTCCTGCGGTCCCTGCTCTCGCCGCTGAAGGCCCGCGTGGTCCTCGCGGCGGTCCTCCTCCTGCTCCAGCAGGCGGCGGTGCAGGCGGGCCCGCTCCTCGTGGCGTATGCCATCGACCGCGCCGTACCGGCCCTGCGCGACGACGACCACGGCCCGCTGATCGCGGTGGCCGTCGCCTACGCGCTGTGCTCGGTGGCGGCCGGCGCCCTCCAGTACGGCTTCGTCCTCGCGTCCGCCCGCGTCAACCAGGACGTCCTGCTCGACCTGCGCGGCAGGATCTTCCGCCACGCGCAGGCGCTCAGCGTCGACTTCCACGAGCGCTACACCTCGGGCCGGCTCATCTCGCGTTCCACGACGGACGTCGAGTCGCTGCGCGAACTGCTCAGCGAGGGCCTCCAGGAGCTCATCACCGTCATCCTGTCGTTCGTCTACATCTCGGCGATGCTGCTCTGGCTGGACCTCGGCCTGGGCGCGGTCGCGGTCGCGTCGTTCGTGCCGCTGTACCTGCTCATCCGGCTCTACCAGCGCCGCGCCGGGCGGATCTTCGGCCTCCGCTCGACCGCCATCGCCGCCGTCATCGTGAAGTTCGCGGAGACGATGAACGGCATCAGGCCGGTCCGCGCCTTCCGCCGCGAGGCCGTCAACGACGCGGACTTCGGCGCGCTCAACAGCCGTCACGAACGCATCAACGGCGACGCCATCCTGGAGATGGCCCGCTATGTCATCGGCTCCCGTCTGGTCGCCAACACGGCGGTCGCGGGGATCGTGCTGTGGGGCGCCCACCGGGTGGCCTCCGGCTCACTGGCGCTGGGCGTGCTGGCCGCCGCGGTGCTGTACCTGCGCCGCCTGTACGACCCGATCGACCGGCTCGGCATGTTCCTCAACTCGTACCAGTCGGCGGCCGCCTCGCTGGAGAAGATCGCGGGCCTGCTGGCCCAGGTGCCCACGGTGCCGGAGCCCGCGCGGCCCCGCACCCTTCCCGCGCCGAAGTCCGAACACCCGGGCCGCGAGGTCGTCTTCGACGACGTCCGCTTCGCCTACCGCACGGGCGGCGAGGTCCTCCCGGCCTTCTCGCTGACGCTCCCGGCGGGCCAGACCGTCGCCGTGGTCGGCACGACGGGCGCGGGCAAGTCGACACTGGCCAAGCTCCTGGCCCGTTTCTACGACCCCACGGAGGGCCGGGTCGCCCTGGACGGCGTGGATCTGCGCGAGCTCCCGGTGCCCGAACTGCGCCGCGGTGTCGTCATGGTGACGCAGGAGGCCTTCCTGTTCTCCGGCACGGTCGCCGAGAACATCGCCATCGGCCGCCCCGACGCCTCCCGCGAGGACATCGAGCGGGCCGCGAAGGCCATCGGCGCCCATGACTTCATCGGCGCCCTGCCGGACGGCTACGACACGGACGTACGCAAGAGGGGCGGACGCATCTCCGCCGGGCAGCGGCAACTCGTCGCGTTCGCACGGGCGTTGCTCGCCGACCCGGCGGTCCTCATCCTCGACGAGGCGACCAGCTCCCTGGACGTGCCGGGCGAACGGGCCGTCCAGCGCGCCATGCTCACGGTCCTGCGCGGGCGTACCGCGGTGGTCATCGCCCACCGTCTGTCGACGGTCGAGATCGCCGACCGGGTCCTCGTCATGGAACACGGCCGCATCGTCGAGGACGGCAGTCCCGAGCGGCTGATCGCGGACACGGGCCGGTTCGCGGACCTGCACCGGGCGTGGCGGGACAGCCTCGTCCAAGGACACGCCGAGTGA
- a CDS encoding ABC transporter ATP-binding protein yields MSRERTSRENEVAYGDPGTPDCRGGARYLWWLVASQPGRSAAGALLATVWLVLMALTPYLLARAIDDGLEPGDLAALTGWSAALLGLGVFNSVVGVLRHRTMTKVRMDANFRTVKAVVGQATRLGAGLSRQTASGEVVTIGVGDVLTISQSLTVVGPGVGAVAAYVVVAGLLLSVSPQLAAVVLLGVPVIVVLVGPLLGRLRGTESEYRERQGVLTARIGDLAGGLRVLNGLGGKGLFADAFRRDSQRLRAQGYRVGSVTSWIQALGVGLPTVFLAVVTWLAARLAAEGSLTVGELVAVYGYAAVLVGPVAFFVECGHQISRGVVAARRVVRFLALEPLTTGGRALDAPAEPSVLHDPRSGVRLAPGTLTALVGARPAESAAVVDRLGRYTASEATWGGVRLDAIALPQVRERILVADNEADLFAGTLRDLLSGRRDRDESAVARAVHAAVAEDIVLGLPDGLDSAVDGQGRSLSGGQRQRVRLARALLADPEVLLAVEPTSALDAHTEAAVAARLRAERSGRTTLVTSTSPLVLDQVDTVYYLVDGKVAAVGGHRELLDGEPGYRALVARDADSEEFDAEEAVR; encoded by the coding sequence GTGAGCCGGGAGCGGACGAGCCGCGAGAACGAGGTCGCGTACGGGGATCCGGGGACGCCCGACTGCCGTGGCGGCGCCCGCTACCTCTGGTGGCTGGTCGCCAGCCAGCCGGGCCGGTCGGCGGCGGGCGCGCTGCTGGCCACGGTGTGGCTGGTGCTCATGGCGCTGACGCCGTATCTGCTGGCCCGTGCGATCGACGACGGTCTCGAGCCGGGCGACCTGGCCGCGCTGACCGGCTGGTCGGCCGCGCTGCTGGGTCTCGGCGTGTTCAACTCCGTGGTGGGGGTCCTGCGCCACCGCACGATGACCAAGGTCCGGATGGACGCCAACTTCCGTACGGTGAAGGCCGTGGTGGGACAGGCGACCCGGCTGGGCGCCGGGCTGTCCCGGCAGACCGCGAGCGGCGAGGTCGTCACGATCGGCGTGGGTGACGTGCTGACGATCAGCCAGTCCCTGACCGTCGTCGGGCCCGGCGTCGGTGCGGTAGCCGCCTATGTGGTGGTGGCGGGACTGCTGCTGTCGGTCTCGCCGCAGCTGGCCGCGGTGGTCCTGCTCGGAGTGCCGGTGATCGTCGTGCTCGTCGGTCCGCTGCTGGGGCGGCTGCGGGGCACGGAGTCGGAGTACCGCGAGCGGCAGGGCGTGCTGACCGCGCGGATCGGGGACCTCGCCGGCGGTCTGCGCGTCCTCAACGGCCTCGGCGGCAAGGGCCTGTTCGCCGACGCGTTCCGCCGGGACTCGCAGCGGCTGCGGGCGCAGGGATACCGGGTCGGGTCGGTGACCAGCTGGATCCAGGCCCTGGGCGTCGGGCTGCCGACGGTGTTCCTGGCCGTCGTGACCTGGCTGGCGGCCCGGCTCGCCGCCGAGGGCTCGCTCACCGTCGGCGAGCTGGTGGCCGTGTACGGCTATGCCGCGGTCCTGGTGGGACCGGTGGCCTTCTTCGTGGAGTGCGGCCACCAGATCAGCCGGGGCGTGGTGGCCGCCCGGCGCGTCGTACGCTTCCTGGCCCTGGAGCCCCTGACGACGGGCGGCCGTGCGCTGGACGCCCCGGCGGAGCCGTCGGTGCTGCACGATCCGCGGTCCGGTGTCCGGCTGGCGCCGGGGACGCTGACCGCGCTGGTCGGCGCCCGTCCGGCGGAGTCCGCCGCCGTGGTCGACCGGCTCGGCCGGTACACGGCGTCGGAGGCGACCTGGGGCGGCGTACGCCTCGACGCGATCGCCCTGCCGCAGGTGCGGGAGCGCATCCTGGTCGCGGACAACGAGGCCGACCTGTTCGCGGGCACCCTGCGCGACCTGCTCTCCGGCCGCCGGGACCGCGACGAGAGCGCCGTCGCCCGGGCCGTGCACGCGGCCGTCGCGGAGGACATCGTGCTCGGGCTGCCCGACGGGCTCGACTCGGCCGTCGACGGGCAGGGCCGCAGCCTCTCCGGCGGGCAGCGGCAGCGCGTACGCCTCGCGCGGGCCCTGCTCGCCGACCCCGAGGTGCTGCTCGCGGTCGAGCCCACCTCGGCGCTCGACGCGCACACCGAGGCCGCGGTCGCCGCCCGGCTGCGGGCCGAGCGCTCCGGCCGTACGACCCTGGTCACCAGCACGTCGCCGCTCGTGCTCGACCAGGTGGACACGGTGTACTACCTGGTCGACGGCAAGGTCGCGGCCGTCGGCGGCCATCGCGAACTCCTCGACGGGGAGCCGGGGTACCGCGCGCTGGTGGCCCGCGACGCGGACAGCGAGGAGTTCGACGCCGAGGAGGCCGTCCGATGA
- a CDS encoding M4 family metallopeptidase, translated as MLRRTSHRRTSHTTGTTPSAGASPTAFTSRSTRRKAAAGALVAVAALLAAAVQSGAATADTRPAPGKLDKGALAVKLSPAQRAALIRDADSARTDTAKRLGLGAKEKLVVRDVIKDADGTVHTRYERTYAGLPVLGGDLVVDTDRSGKTEAVTRAVKAQLKDLTTSAAVKPATAEKQALKAAAAEGSKKTEADRARKVIWAADGTPALAYETVVGGLQHDGTPNELHVITDAATGKKLYEYQGVETGTGNTQYSGSVTLGTAQSGSNFTLSDTARGNHRTNNLNRGTSGTGTLFSGADDVWGNGAASNLETAGADAHFGAALTWDYYKNVQGRNGIRGDGVGAYSRVHYGNNYVNAFWQDSCFCMTYGDGSGNAKPLTSIDVAAHEMTHGVTSNTAGLNYSGESGGLNEATSDIFAAAVEFHADNAQDVGDYMVGEKIDINGDGTPLRYMDKPSKDGDSKDSWYSGIGSIDVHYSSGPANHFFYLLSEGSGAKTINGVSYDSPTSDGLPVTGIGREKAALIWFKALTTKFTSTTNYAAARTGTLAVTGELYGTTSAEYTAVQSAWAGINVGARPGGGGGGGTSFENNTAVSIPDNGAAVTSSITVSGQAGNAPANLIVTPDITHTWRGDLVVDLVAPDGSSYRLKPFSSSDSADDVNEPYTVNASSEVANGTWQLKVQDQAAQDVGRINGWKITFPQT; from the coding sequence GTGTTGAGACGCACCTCCCACAGACGCACCTCCCACACCACAGGCACCACTCCCAGCGCAGGCGCTTCCCCCACCGCGTTCACCTCCCGCTCCACCCGGCGCAAGGCCGCGGCCGGCGCGCTCGTCGCCGTCGCCGCCCTGCTCGCCGCGGCCGTCCAGTCGGGCGCCGCGACCGCCGACACCCGGCCCGCGCCCGGCAAGCTCGACAAGGGCGCCCTGGCCGTCAAGCTCTCCCCCGCCCAGCGCGCGGCGCTGATCCGCGACGCCGACTCCGCGAGGACGGACACGGCGAAGCGGCTCGGCCTGGGCGCCAAGGAGAAGCTCGTCGTCCGTGACGTCATCAAGGACGCCGACGGCACGGTCCACACCCGCTACGAGCGCACCTACGCCGGACTCCCGGTCCTCGGCGGCGACCTGGTCGTCGACACGGACCGGTCCGGAAAGACCGAAGCGGTCACGCGCGCGGTGAAGGCCCAGCTCAAGGACCTCACCACCAGCGCCGCGGTCAAGCCCGCCACCGCCGAGAAGCAGGCGCTGAAGGCCGCCGCGGCGGAGGGCTCGAAGAAGACCGAGGCGGACCGCGCACGCAAGGTGATCTGGGCGGCCGACGGCACGCCCGCCCTCGCCTACGAGACGGTCGTCGGCGGGTTGCAGCACGACGGCACCCCGAACGAACTGCACGTCATCACCGACGCGGCCACCGGCAAGAAGCTGTACGAGTACCAGGGCGTCGAGACCGGCACCGGCAACACCCAGTACAGCGGCTCGGTGACCCTCGGCACCGCCCAGTCCGGGTCGAACTTCACCCTCTCGGACACGGCGCGCGGCAACCACCGCACGAACAACCTGAACCGCGGCACGTCGGGCACCGGCACCCTCTTCTCGGGCGCGGACGACGTGTGGGGCAACGGCGCGGCGTCCAACCTGGAGACGGCGGGCGCGGACGCCCACTTCGGGGCGGCGCTGACCTGGGACTACTACAAGAACGTCCAGGGCCGCAACGGAATCCGCGGTGACGGCGTCGGCGCGTACTCCCGCGTCCACTACGGCAACAACTACGTCAACGCCTTCTGGCAGGACTCCTGCTTCTGCATGACGTACGGCGACGGCTCGGGCAACGCCAAGCCGCTCACGTCGATCGACGTGGCCGCGCACGAGATGACCCACGGCGTCACCTCCAACACCGCGGGCCTCAACTACAGCGGCGAGTCGGGCGGGCTGAACGAGGCGACCTCCGACATCTTCGCGGCGGCGGTGGAGTTCCACGCCGACAACGCGCAGGACGTCGGCGACTACATGGTCGGCGAGAAGATCGACATCAACGGCGACGGCACCCCGCTGCGCTACATGGACAAGCCGAGCAAGGACGGCGACTCCAAGGACAGTTGGTACTCGGGCATCGGCTCGATCGACGTCCACTACTCGTCGGGCCCGGCGAACCACTTCTTCTACCTGCTCAGCGAGGGCAGCGGCGCCAAGACGATCAACGGGGTCTCCTACGACTCGCCGACCTCCGACGGTCTGCCGGTCACGGGCATCGGCCGCGAGAAGGCCGCGCTGATCTGGTTCAAGGCGCTCACCACCAAGTTCACCTCCACGACCAACTACGCGGCGGCCCGCACCGGCACGCTCGCGGTCACGGGTGAGCTGTACGGCACCACGAGCGCCGAGTACACGGCGGTGCAAAGCGCCTGGGCCGGCATCAACGTCGGTGCCCGGCCCGGCGGCGGCGGGGGCGGCGGCACGTCGTTCGAGAACAACACCGCGGTGTCGATTCCGGACAACGGAGCCGCCGTCACCTCGTCGATCACCGTCTCCGGCCAGGCAGGCAACGCGCCGGCGAACCTGATCGTGACGCCGGACATCACGCACACCTGGCGTGGTGACCTGGTCGTCGACCTGGTGGCGCCGGACGGCTCGAGCTACCGCCTCAAGCCCTTCAGCTCCTCGGACTCGGCGGACGACGTCAACGAGCCGTACACGGTCAACGCGTCCTCCGAAGTCGCCAACGGCACGTGGCAGTTGAAGGTGCAGGACCAGGCGGCGCAGGACGTCGGCAGGATCAACGGCTGGAAGATCACCTTCCCGCAGACGTAG
- a CDS encoding DUF1990 family protein, producing the protein MPFTYEDVGATRDGRCPPGFHPLHVRSRIGEGHEVFTSASQAVLTWELHRAVGVKITTDAPQAAPGVDVTVGLGPLQAPCRIVWTLDEPRRAGWAYGTLPGHPESGEEAFVVDRTGDGTVWLTVTAFSRPAKWYAKAGGAATRGLQHAYARRCGVVLRRMCAGDDEA; encoded by the coding sequence ATGCCCTTCACGTACGAGGACGTGGGTGCGACCCGCGACGGCCGGTGCCCACCCGGCTTCCACCCCCTGCACGTCCGCAGCCGCATAGGTGAGGGCCACGAGGTCTTCACGTCCGCCTCCCAGGCGGTCCTGACCTGGGAACTCCACAGAGCGGTGGGCGTCAAGATCACCACGGACGCCCCGCAGGCGGCCCCCGGCGTGGACGTGACCGTCGGCCTTGGCCCGTTGCAGGCCCCCTGCCGCATCGTCTGGACGCTCGACGAACCCCGCCGCGCCGGCTGGGCCTACGGCACCCTGCCCGGCCACCCGGAGTCCGGCGAGGAGGCCTTCGTGGTCGACCGCACGGGCGACGGCACGGTCTGGCTGACCGTGACCGCCTTCAGCCGCCCGGCGAAGTGGTACGCGAAGGCGGGCGGGGCCGCGACGCGGGGCTTGCAGCATGCCTATGCGCGCAGGTGCGGGGTGGTGTTGCGGAGGATGTGCGCGGGGGACGACGAGGCGTAG
- a CDS encoding ABC transporter ATP-binding protein, which yields MSTQLPVAEPAGVRAAAARLIRADGRAFAVVLVLNALAAAAGLVGPWLLGRIVDEVRAGAGVAVVDRLALVILVCAVAQLLLARAARLVGHRFGERTLARVREEFVDRTLALPASVVERAGTGDLTARGTADVAAVGTTLRDAGPELLVSSVQALFLVGAVFVLDPLLGCCAVLAQAGIWFSLRWYLRRARAGYLAEGAATSEVAEIVSATASGARTVEAFGLQRRRVAESRDALETSRRTRMHTLYLRSVFFLTVEVSYVLPVAVVLMVGGALHARGAMSLGAVVAAALYLRQLESPLDTVLMRVEQLQSSGASFARVEGLGRAPRALPSGSPAPVDDRIDMRRVRYAYDRGGEVLRGVDLTVRPGERLAVVGPSGAGKTTLSRLLAGIDAPRSGTVTVGGVPIADLDPEQLRRQVVLVTQEHHVFLGTVRDNLLIAEPTAGDAELWAALVAVGADDWVRELPDGLDTELGRGGPHPVAGGARPGEAPVTDGSRAQQLALARVVLADPHTLILDEATALLDPATARHTERALAAVLEGRTVIAIAHRLHTAHDADRVAVMEDGRLTELGTHDALVAAGGAYASLWHSWHGERTGPS from the coding sequence ATGAGCACGCAGTTGCCGGTGGCCGAGCCGGCCGGCGTGCGCGCGGCCGCCGCCCGGCTGATCCGTGCGGACGGCCGCGCCTTCGCCGTCGTGCTCGTCCTGAACGCGCTGGCGGCCGCGGCCGGTCTGGTCGGTCCGTGGCTGCTCGGCCGCATCGTCGACGAGGTCCGGGCCGGTGCCGGTGTCGCCGTCGTGGACCGGCTGGCGCTCGTCATCCTGGTGTGCGCGGTGGCCCAGCTGCTGCTGGCGCGGGCCGCCCGGCTCGTGGGGCACCGCTTCGGCGAGCGGACGCTGGCGCGGGTGCGTGAGGAGTTCGTGGACCGGACGCTGGCGCTGCCCGCCTCCGTGGTGGAGCGGGCGGGCACCGGCGACCTCACGGCCCGTGGCACCGCCGACGTCGCCGCGGTGGGTACGACCCTGCGTGACGCCGGACCCGAGCTGCTGGTCTCCTCGGTGCAGGCGCTGTTCCTCGTCGGCGCGGTCTTCGTGCTCGATCCGCTGCTGGGCTGCTGCGCGGTGCTCGCCCAGGCCGGTATCTGGTTCTCCCTGCGGTGGTATCTGCGCCGGGCCCGCGCCGGTTACCTCGCCGAGGGCGCCGCCACCTCGGAGGTCGCCGAGATCGTCTCGGCCACCGCCTCCGGCGCGCGCACGGTCGAGGCCTTCGGTCTGCAGCGCCGGCGCGTCGCCGAGAGCCGGGACGCCCTGGAGACGTCCCGCCGCACCCGCATGCACACGCTGTACCTGCGGTCCGTGTTCTTCCTGACCGTGGAGGTCTCGTACGTCCTTCCCGTGGCCGTCGTGCTGATGGTCGGCGGGGCCCTGCACGCGCGGGGCGCGATGAGTCTGGGTGCGGTGGTCGCGGCGGCCCTGTACCTGCGCCAGCTGGAGTCGCCGCTCGACACGGTCCTGATGCGGGTGGAGCAACTGCAGAGCAGCGGCGCCTCGTTCGCGCGGGTGGAGGGCCTCGGCCGGGCCCCGCGGGCCCTGCCGTCGGGTTCTCCCGCCCCGGTGGACGACCGGATCGACATGCGGCGGGTGCGCTACGCGTACGACCGCGGCGGCGAGGTGCTGCGCGGGGTCGACCTGACCGTGCGGCCCGGGGAGCGGCTGGCCGTCGTCGGACCCTCGGGCGCCGGGAAGACGACTCTGAGCCGCCTGCTCGCGGGCATCGACGCACCGCGCTCCGGCACGGTGACGGTCGGCGGAGTGCCGATCGCCGACCTGGATCCGGAGCAGCTGCGGCGGCAGGTCGTCCTCGTCACGCAGGAGCACCACGTGTTCCTGGGTACGGTCCGGGACAATCTGCTGATCGCCGAACCGACCGCCGGTGACGCCGAGTTGTGGGCGGCTCTGGTGGCGGTCGGCGCCGACGACTGGGTCCGGGAACTGCCGGACGGGCTCGACACGGAGCTGGGCCGCGGTGGCCCGCACCCGGTGGCGGGCGGCGCCCGGCCGGGAGAGGCGCCGGTGACGGACGGCTCCCGCGCGCAGCAACTGGCGCTGGCCCGGGTCGTACTGGCCGACCCGCACACCCTGATCCTCGACGAGGCCACCGCGCTCCTCGACCCGGCGACCGCACGTCACACGGAGCGCGCGCTGGCCGCCGTGCTCGAAGGACGCACCGTCATCGCCATCGCGCACCGCCTGCACACCGCGCACGACGCGGACCGGGTGGCCGTGATGGAGGACGGCCGTCTGACCGAGCTGGGCACCCACGACGCCCTCGTGGCGGCCGGCGGTGCGTACGCGTCCCTCTGGCACTCGTGGCACGGCGAGCGGACGGGCCCTTCCTGA
- a CDS encoding M4 family metallopeptidase, protein MTPLYARRKRTTLAIATAVAAGALLTTGLTTGASAQSPADRSSGTALAASPVQLSAAARTSLIKKADAATTETADEIGLGAKEKLVVRDVVKDADGTVHTRYERTYAGLPVLGGDLVVHETKAGETESVTRATKAAIKVSDVTPDIARSTAEKQAVKAAKAEGSKKSAADKAPRKVVWAASGKPALAYETVVGGFQHDGTPQQLHVVTDAETGKKLYEWEAIQTGTGNSQYAGKVTIGTSLSGSTYQLNDTGRGAHKTYNLNRGTSGTGTLFTDADDTWGTGAASNTQTAAVDAHYGAQVTWDFYKNVLGRSGIRNDGKAAYSRVHYGNAYVNAFWSDSCFCMTYGDGSGNTKPLTSIDVAGHEMTHGVTSNTAGLVYSGESGGLNEATSDIFGAAVEFYAANSSDVGDYLIGEKININGNGTPLRYMDKPSKDGSSKDSWSSSLGGIDVHYSSGPANHFFYLLSEGSGAKTINGVSYNSPTSNGSTVTGIGRDKAVKIWYKALTEYMTSTTKYAGARTATLNAASALYGGTASTEYKAVAAAWAAVNVN, encoded by the coding sequence GTGACCCCCCTCTACGCGCGTCGCAAGCGCACCACTCTGGCCATCGCCACCGCCGTCGCGGCCGGAGCCCTCCTCACCACCGGACTGACCACCGGCGCCTCCGCCCAGTCCCCGGCCGACAGATCCAGCGGGACGGCCCTCGCCGCCTCGCCGGTCCAGCTGTCGGCGGCGGCCCGTACGAGCCTCATCAAGAAGGCCGACGCCGCGACCACGGAGACCGCCGACGAGATAGGTCTCGGCGCCAAGGAGAAGCTGGTCGTCAGAGACGTCGTCAAGGACGCCGACGGCACGGTCCACACCCGCTACGAGCGCACCTACGCCGGACTCCCGGTCCTCGGCGGCGACCTGGTCGTCCACGAGACCAAGGCCGGCGAGACCGAGAGCGTCACCAGGGCGACGAAGGCCGCCATCAAGGTCTCCGACGTCACCCCGGACATCGCCAGGTCCACCGCCGAGAAGCAGGCCGTGAAGGCCGCGAAGGCCGAGGGCAGCAAGAAGTCGGCCGCCGACAAGGCACCCCGCAAGGTCGTCTGGGCGGCGAGCGGCAAGCCCGCCCTCGCCTACGAGACGGTCGTGGGCGGCTTCCAGCACGACGGCACCCCGCAGCAGCTGCACGTCGTCACCGACGCCGAGACGGGCAAGAAGCTGTACGAGTGGGAGGCGATCCAGACCGGCACCGGCAACAGCCAGTACGCCGGCAAGGTCACCATCGGCACCTCGCTCTCGGGCTCGACGTACCAGCTGAACGACACCGGCCGGGGCGCCCACAAGACGTACAACCTCAACCGGGGCACGTCCGGCACCGGCACCCTCTTCACCGACGCCGACGACACCTGGGGCACGGGCGCCGCGTCCAACACCCAGACCGCCGCCGTCGACGCGCACTACGGCGCCCAGGTCACCTGGGACTTCTACAAGAACGTGCTCGGCCGCAGCGGCATCAGGAACGACGGCAAGGCCGCCTACTCCCGCGTCCACTACGGGAACGCGTACGTCAACGCCTTCTGGAGCGACAGCTGCTTCTGCATGACGTATGGCGACGGCTCGGGCAACACCAAGCCGCTCACCTCCATCGACGTGGCGGGCCACGAAATGACCCACGGCGTCACCTCGAACACGGCGGGCCTGGTCTACAGCGGTGAGTCGGGCGGCCTGAACGAGGCCACCTCCGACATCTTCGGCGCGGCGGTCGAGTTCTACGCGGCCAACTCGTCCGACGTCGGCGACTACCTCATCGGCGAGAAGATCAACATCAACGGCAACGGCACCCCGCTGCGCTACATGGACAAGCCGAGCAAGGACGGCTCGTCCAAGGACAGCTGGTCCTCCAGTCTGGGCGGCATCGACGTCCACTACTCCTCGGGCCCGGCGAACCACTTCTTCTACCTCCTCTCGGAGGGCAGCGGCGCCAAGACGATCAACGGGGTCAGCTACAACTCCCCGACGTCCAACGGGTCGACGGTCACCGGCATCGGCCGCGACAAGGCCGTCAAGATCTGGTACAAGGCGCTCACCGAGTACATGACGTCCACGACGAAGTACGCGGGCGCCCGCACGGCGACGCTGAACGCGGCGTCGGCGCTGTACGGCGGCACGGCGAGCACGGAGTACAAGGCGGTCGCGGCGGCCTGGGCCGCCGTGAACGTGAACTGA